A region from the Gavia stellata isolate bGavSte3 chromosome 12, bGavSte3.hap2, whole genome shotgun sequence genome encodes:
- the ARPC4 gene encoding actin-related protein 2/3 complex subunit 4, with protein sequence MTATLRPYLNAVRATLQAALCLENFSSQVVERHNKPEVEVRSSKELLLQPVIISRNEKEKVLIEGSINSVRVSIAVKQADEIEKILCHKFMRFMMMRAENFFILRRKPVEGYDISFLITNFHTEQMYKHKLVDFVIHFMEEIDKEISEMKLSVNARARIVAEEFLKNF encoded by the exons ATG ACCGCCACGCTGCGCCCGTACCTGAATGCGGTGCGCGCCACGCTGCAGGCCGCGCTGTGCCTGGAGAACTTCTCCTCGCAGGTGGTGGAGCGGCACAACAAGCCCGAGGTGGAAGTCAG GAGCAGCAAagagctgctgttgcagccGGTGATCATCAGCAGGAACGAGAAGGAGAAGGTCCTCATCGAAGGCTCCATTAACTCCGTACGCGTCAGCATCGCAGTGAAGCAG GCCGATGAGATCGAGAAGATCTTGTGCCACAAATTCATGCGCTTCATGATGATGAGGGCCGAGAACTTCTTCATCCTGCGCAGGAAGCCCGTGGAG GGCTATGACATCAGCTTCTTGATCACAAACTTCCACACGGAGCAGATGTACAAGCACAAGCTGGTGGACTTTGTCATCCATTTCATGGAGGAGATCGACAAGGAGATCAGTGAGATGAAGCTCTCTGTCAACGCCAGGGCCCGCATCGTGGCAGAGGAGTTCCTCAAGAAT TTTTAG
- the JAGN1 gene encoding protein jagunal homolog 1, with translation MASRGGPRAAGTDGSDFQHRERVASHYQMSVALKSEIKKLIYMHVGIWLLLLAQMCVGHLKLLPHDQVAMPYQWEYPYLLSILPSLLGLLSFPRNNISYLVLSMISTGLFSVAPLIYGAMEMFPMAQQLYRHGKAYRFIFGFSAVSVMYLVVVVAAQVHGWQLYYSKKLLDSWFTSTQEKKKK, from the exons ATGGCCTCCCGCGGGGGTCCCCGCGCCGCCGGCACCGATGGCAGCGACTTCCAGCACCGGGAGCGCGTGGCCTCGCACTACCAGATGAG CGTGGCCCTCAAGTCGGAGATCAAGAAGCTGATCTACATGCACGTGGgcatctggctgctgctgctggcccagaTGTGCGTGGGGCACCTCAAACTGCTGCCCCACGACCAGGTGGCTATGCCCTACCAGTGGGAATACCCCTACCTGCTCAGCATCCTGCCCTCGCTCCTGggcctcctctccttcccccgcAACAACATCAGCTACCTGGTGCTCTCCATGATCAGCACTGGCCTCTTCTCCGTGGCTCCCCTTATCTACGGGGCCATGGAGATGTTCCCCATGGCGCAGCAGCTCTACCGTCACGGCAAAGCTTACCGCTTCATCTTCGGCTTCTCGGCCGTCTCCGTCATGTacctggtggtggtggtggccgCCCAGGTGCACGGCTGGCAGCTCTACTACAGCAAGAAGCTGCTGGACTCCTGGTTCACCAGCACgcaggagaagaagaagaaatga
- the CRELD1 gene encoding protein disulfide isomerase CRELD1, translating into MGPRRRLAAALLPLPARRGGAGLGGALLGAALLGGVLLAAARAHPDPDPDQDQAEPCRACRGLADSFSRGLERTEHEGFGGGNTAWEEEKLAKYQHSETRLLEVLEGVCTPSDFACHQLLERSEEHVEQWWFHERQQHPDFFQWLCMDRLALCCPPGTYGPDCRPCAGGPRQPCSGNGRCDGDGTRRGTGLCVCSPGYGGPFCADCGDGYYEASRNKSHLVCAECYRACGRCTGPEDSSCLRCKRGWVLHEHRCIDVDECGTEMAHCRANQFCVNTEGSYECRDCSTACIGCMGAGPARCKKCNKGYWRDGAKCLDVDECASAEEPVCMGAQEVCENTEGSYRCVCARGHVRQDGHCVEDKPPDAPEKGFFDDVTEDEVVVLQQMFFGVMICALATLAAKGDMVFTAIFIGAVAAMAGYWLSDRSDRVLDGFMKGR; encoded by the exons atggggccgcggcggcgccTGGCGGCCgcgctgctgccgctgccggcccggcgggggggggccgggctggggggggccctgCTGGGGGCCGCCCTCCTCGGGGGGGTCCTGCTGGCGGCCGCCCGCGCCCACCCGGACCCGGACCCGGACCAGGACCAGGCCGAGCCCTGCCGAGCTTGCCGCGGCCTCGCCGACAGCTTCAGCAGG GGCCTGGAGCGGACAGAGCACGAGGGCTTCGGCGGGGGCAACACGgcctgggaggaggagaagctggCCAAGTACCAGCACAG cGAGACCCGtctgctggaggtgctggagggcGTCTGCACCCCCTCAGACTTCGCCTGCCACCAGCTGCTGGAGCGGAGCGAGGAGCATGTGGAGCAGTGGTGGTTCCATGA GCGGCAGCAGCACCCTGACTTCTTCCAGTGGCTGTGCATGGACAGGCTGGCGCTCTGCTGCCCGCCCGGCACCTACGGCCCCGACTGCCGGC CCTGCGCCGGTGGGCCCCGGCAGCCCTGCAGCGGCAACGGGCGATGCGATGGTGACGGCACGCGCCGTGGCACCGGCCTGTGTGTCTGCAGCCCGGGCTACGGTGGCCCCTTCTGCGCCGATTGTGGTGACGGCTACTATGAGGCCTCGCGGAACAAGAGCCACCTGGTATGTGCCG agtGCTACCGGGCATGCGGGCGCTGCACAGGGCCGGAGGACTCCAGCTGCCTTCGCTGCAAgaggggctgggtgctgcatgAGCACCGCTGCATCG ACGTCGATGAGTGTGGCACGGAGATGGCACACTGCCGAGCCAACCAGTTCTGCGTCAACACAGAGGGCTCCTACGAGTGCCGAG ACTGCTCCACGGCCTGCATTGGCTGCATGGGCGCCGGACCAGCTCGCTGCAAGAAATGCAACAAGGGCTACTGGCGGGATGGAGCCAAGTGTCTGG ATGTGGATGAGTGTGCCAGCGCCGAGGAGCCGGTGTGCATGGGGGCACAGGAGGTGTGTGAGAACACAGAGGGCAGCTACCGCTGCGTCTGCGCCCGCGGCCATGTCCGGCAGGACGGGCACTGCGTGGAGGACAAGCCCCCTG ATGCCCCGGAGAAGGGCTTCTTTGATGACGTGACGGAGGACGAGGTGGTGGTGCTGCAGCAAATGTTCTTCGGCGTGATGATCTGCGCCCTCGCCACGTTGGCTGCCAAGGGTGACATGGTCTTCACTGCCATCTTCATCGGCGCCGTGGCCGCCATGGCCGGCTACTGGCTCTCCGACCGCAGCGACCGCGTCCTCGATGGCTTCATGAAGGGCAGATAG
- the RPUSD3 gene encoding mitochondrial mRNA pseudouridine synthase RPUSD3 — protein sequence MAGGGTAARVLARAARGALAAGWGRPLGPEETLGLLEASVVHREGALLALSKPPGLPVLGHPGELSLAALLPALRRRLGLPAELHVVKAPARECSGLVLLSGCHHATEQLQRFLADARWRGQYPVTYRAVTVGVPVEAEGEICTGLRWQQQGDAAVVVPVLAPGRRSLARKEVKSTLTRYRVLGAAGGCALLQLQPRTAFPGQLPVHLTLLLCPALGDHEHSSRVGRVLGVPFLLPPEAAPTRTQALDKELLCRLGLSPQQLRRLPLHLHLQQLVLPQGPLCAPPPPYFLRTLRRLGLPGHQEP from the exons ATGGCGGGCGGGGGCACCGCCGCGCGCGTGCTGGCGCGCGCGGCCCGCGGGGCGCTCGCCGCGGG GTGGGGCCGGCCGCTGGGCCCCGAGGAGAcgctggggctgctggaggccTCCGTGGTGCATCGGGAAG gagccCTGCTGGCGCTGAGCAAGCCCCCTGGCCTGCCCGTCCTGG ggcaccccGGGGAGCTGAGCCTGGCGGCGCTGCTGCCGGCGCTGAGACGGCGCCTGGGCCTCCCTGCCGAGCTCCACGTGGTGAAGGCTCCCGCCAG GGAGTGCTCCGGCCTCGTCCTCCTCTCTGGCTGCCACCACGCCACCGAGCAGCTCCAGCGGTTCCTCGCTGATGCCCGCTGGAGAGGCCAGTACCCGGTCACGTACCG tgCCGTCACCGTGGGGGTCCCGGTGGAGGCGGAGGGCGAGATCTGCACCGGACTgcgctggcagcagcagggtgaCGCCGCTGTG GTGGTGCCGGTGCTGGCCCCAGGGCGCCGCAGCCTGGCCAGGAAGGAGGTGAAGAGCACCCTGACACGCTAccgggtgctgggtgctgcgggTGGTTgtgccctcctccagctccagcccaggACAG CCTTCCCAGGACAGCTCCCGGTGCACCTGAcgctgctgctgtgcccagccctgggcgACCACGAGCACTCATCCCGcgtgggcagggtgctgggggtgcccttcctcctgccccccgaGGCCGCCCCGACCCGCACACAG GCACTGGACAAGGAGCTGCTGTGCCGGCTGGGGCTCTCCCCGCAGCAGCTCCGCCGCCTCCCGCTCCACCTccacctgcagcagctggtgctgccccagggcccactctgtgcccccccacccccctacTTCCTGCGCACCCTGCGGCGCCTGGGCCTGCCTGGGCACCAGGAGCCCTAG
- the IL17RE gene encoding LOW QUALITY PROTEIN: interleukin-17 receptor E (The sequence of the model RefSeq protein was modified relative to this genomic sequence to represent the inferred CDS: inserted 1 base in 1 codon; substituted 2 bases at 2 genomic stop codons), giving the protein MGRPVLLAAAAVLLLLLAGAGAAVTRLRVSANFECRATADSTLSRPRCRRPARPGPPLKPPALVLSRARLCLPSQPCQPCLRVRLALPAAGLGSVRGLQLNFLELGSNRAGWLQVWRQHRAPASSPWQVQFDCFPAESGRQVLVSLRTIPDRGLALSRSHLIAAEPPGPVFTHAWVPEARAIEVWVPEGPALMVRLCYQLALECEELPRPFHQQVLVPGGRRVSLPYEFLVPCLCIEASYPHHDSPRSKRCPFRNQPAAYGPELWSSVRFHDYSSSSKDQMAMVLSASCPLRPRATLCWREVAAETAPCHDVPNSTASEEEQAYTLDKVDVHPQLCFQFSYGNSSHVECPHRPETAWNVSVSVRGLQLQLHLISSIPAAFSAALCQRQGGQCEPEAPLYTVTQPEGSAPGELALLLPMQVLGSCVLVWRSDVRFARKQLLCPDVSRRHFGLLGLALALALGLVVTMLLLNCRGAWRPATGASGGRPVLLLYSPDSEEHLGLVCALAERLRAGLGCDVRLDLWEAGGVGRAGALPWLYAQRGRVGRQRGTVLLLWSRGSARLFRRWRVGVADGVPGDAHDIFGAAMACLHGELRAAGRGGGWVLAYFSRLCSSRDVPRPLRPLPTYRLPRQLPGLLGALRGSPPAPRRCWGRAERLLHRLLEPSRRQRGAEPVRGSVRERGGPTPGRSPAPHXDPGVRDRSRKREPAAAVGPVEPGXGAVGSGRCGAGAPHGPGPAMRVLGWRRRLLLLLVLLVAGAAGGRGAPRDTLACSQGLACRLLDTDMLCGTELPGPGRGLALARLQLKPALRCAGPAACSPCLEARLRLALPAGTGEPGHPAPSGVPGEEDGGEGGRWSLMDGASSSQPNVTGLLLLSGHTYTSSRCVAVEVRVTLAPALPGRPLGWVTFRCFEAPLGSELHVTAYINSRGRRRLSQWQRVPDCSWPAAQAAIPQCQVPRLQVSPRLKEVVVEVQGAAAGHSYTLRLYHNQSHGAGGSGRAVTASGPMNYSLPADEVLPCLCLQVWPETQDSSRATLCPFSHDAEAWKRLWARSRLVLHAGGQALSCSLLAPCDLPAELVPCWQPAPAAPCQALPGLQQPAVGQGPQEFGGLRPHPNLCVQVRSSGQVWLTQCLRDRALPGRADDLLLLESGERGENASLCALERGACRPLASFASTAAGHPGLLEWELRRDVAAGQCRQIWHPENGTGVALWACPLHKWTLCKRXSLPADLRARWALAWMGVLLGVACLLLLLLLKKEDVKGWLKSLRAGYGSKGPLRGRRALLVHAAEPAAERAACALTAALHPLGLTVAVAPGGGSGVAAWGPLPWLHAQHQRALRDGDTVVLLLSPAAVAAAHRWDTRAGTVPGAGAAFSGPGPQHGPSPDDVPTVAPCEAFAAALSCAMPALAAGKGCYVVARLEALVLAVPPVLQAAPAFALPSEMGGFLRALAGPGRRRGRWLEPYVAAVAEGLRRAVGE; this is encoded by the exons ATGGGGCGCCCGGTGCTGCTCGCCGCTGCCgccgtgctgctgctgctgttggccggggccggggccgccgtcACCCGCCTCCGGGTCTCCGCCAACTTC GAGTGCCGGGCCACCG CCGACAGCACGCTGAGCcgtccccgctgccgccgcccggcccggcccggtccCCCGCTGAAGCCGCCTGCCCTGGTGCTGAGCAGGGCCCGCCTGTGCCTGCCCtcgcagccctgccagccctgcctgcgggTGCGCCTGGCCCTCCCCGCCGCAG GGCTCGGCAGCGTCCGTGGGCTGCAGCTCAACTTCCTGGAGCTGGGCTCCAACCGGGCCGGCTGGCTGCAGGTGTGGCGGCAGCACCGGGCACCAGCCAGCTCGCCG TGGCAGGTGCAGTTCGACTGCTTCCCGGCGGAGAGCGGGCGGCAGGTCCTCGTCTCCCTCCGCACCATCCCTGACCGAGGCTTGGCCCTCAGCCGCAGCCACCTGATTGCTGCCGAGCCGCCCG GGCCCGTCTTCACCCATGCCTGGGTCCCCGAGGCGCGGGCCATCGAGGTGTGGGTACCCGAGGGCCCCGCCCTGATGGTGCGGCTGTGCTACCAGCTGGCTCTGGAGTGTGAGGAGCTGCCCCGGCCCTTCCACCAGCAG GTGCTGGTGCCAGGGGGCCGCCGTGTCTCGCTGCCGTATGAGTTCCTGGTGCCCTGCCTGTGCATCGAG gCCTCCTACCCCCACCACGACAGCCCGCGCAGCAAGCGCTGCCCCTTCCGCAACCAGCCAGCTGCCT ACGGCCCCGAGCTGTGGTCCTCGGTGCGCTTCCACGACTACAGCTCCAGCAGCAAGGACCAGATGGCGATGGTGCTGAGTGCCAGCTGCCCCCTGCGCCCCCGGGCCACCCTGTGCTGGAGGGAGGTGGCGGCTGAGACTGCGCCCTGCCATGATGTCCCCAACTCCACTGCCAGCGAGGAGGAGCAG GCATACACGCTGGACAAGGTGGACGTgcacccccagctctgcttccag TTCTCCTACGGGAACAGCAGCCACGTGGAGTGTCCCCACCGGCCAG AGACTGCCTGGAATGTCTCCGTGAGCGTccgggggctgcagctgcagctgcacctcatctccagcatccctgcgGCCTTCAGCGCAGCCCTCTGCCAGCGCCAGGGTGGGCAGTGCGAGCCCGAGGCCCCGCTCTACACTGTCACGCAG CCCGAAGGCTCTGCCCCGGGGGAGCTGGCGCTGCTGCTGCCGATGCAGGTCCTGGGCAGCTGCGTGCTG gtgtGGCGCTCGGATGTGCGCTTTGCTCggaagcagctgctctgtcctGATG TCTCCCGCAGGCACTTTGGGCTGTTGGGGCTGGCGCTGGCGCTGGCACTGGGGCTGGTGGTGACCATGCTGCTCCTCAACTGCCGTGGTGCCTGGAGGCCAGCCACCG GTGCCTCAGGCGGGcgcccagtgctgctgctgtacTCGCCGGACTCAGAGGAGCACCTGGGGCTCGTGTGCGCCCTGGCTGAGCGGCTGCGTGCGGGGCTGGGCTGTGACGTGCGCCTGGACCTGTGGGAAGCAGGTGGTGTGGGGCGGGCAGGTGCCCTGCCCTGGCTCTACGCCCAGCGGGGCCGTGTGGGCCGCCAGCGCGGCactgtcctcctcctctggagCCGGGGCAGCGCCCGGCTTTTCCGCCGGTGGCGGGTCGGGGTGGCTGACGGGGTCCCTGGGGACGCCCACGACATCTTTGGGGCAGCGATGGCCTGCCTGCATGGGGAGCTGAGGGCGGCGGGCCGTGGCGGTGGCTGGGTGCTGGCCTACTTCAGCCGGCTTTGCAGCTCCCGCGATGTCCCCCGGCCCCTCCGGCCCCTGCCCACTTACCGCCTGCCCCGGCAGCTGCCCGGGCTGCTGGGTGCCCTgcggggcagccccccggccccccgccgctgctggggcagggcagagaGACTCCTGCACCGGCTGCTGGAG CCCtcccggcggcagcggggcgcGGAGCCTGTCCGTGGGTCGGTGCGGGAGCGGGGAGGCCCCACCCCGGGGCGGTCGCCGGCGCCGCACTAGGACCCGGGTGTCCGGGATCGGAGCAGGAAGCgggagccggcggcggcggtggggccCGTGgagccgg gcggggccgtcGGGAGTGGACGGTGTGGGGCCGGGGCGCCccacggccccggccccgccatgCGTGTGCtggggtggcggcggcggctgctgctgctgctggtgctgctggtggcaggggcggcgggcgggcgcggggccccGCGGGACACCCTGGCCTGCTCCCAG GGCCTCGCCTGCCGCCTCCTGG ACACCGATATGCTGTGTGGGACGGAGCTGCCGgggcccggccgcgggctgGCCCTGGCTCGGCTGCAGCTGAAGCCGGCTCTGCGCTGTGCCGGGCCTGCGGCCTGCTCGCCCTGCCTAGAGGCGCGCCTACGCTTGGCCCTGCCAGCCGGCACCGGCGAGCCCGGCCACCCTGCGCCGTCGGGCGTCCCCGGGGAAGAAGACGGCGGTGAGGGGGGACGGTGGTCACTGATGGATGGGGCTTCCTCGTCCCAGCCCAACGTCaccgggctgctgctgctctctgggcACACGTACACCTCCTCCCGCTGCGTGGCTGTGGAGGTCCGGGTGACCCTGGCCCCCGCGCTGCCTGGCCGACCCCTG ggctgggtgACCTTCCGGTGCTTCGAGGCGCCGCTGGGCTCCGAGCTCCACGTCACAGCGTACATCAACTCACGCGGCCGCCGGAGGCTGAGCCAGTGGCAGCGGGTGCCAG aCTGCTCATGGCCCGCGGCACAGGCTGCCATCCCCCAGTGCCAAG TGCCCAGGTTGCAGGTCTCCCCGCGTCTGAAGGAGGTGGTTGTGGAGGTGcagggggctgcggcggggcaCAGCTACACCCTCAGGCTCTACCACAACCAGAGCCACGGTGCTGGTGGGTCGGGGCGTGCGGTGACTGCA AGCGGCCCCATGAACTACAGCCTGCCCGCCGACGAGGtcctgccctgcctctgcctgcag GTCTGGCCAGAGACGCAGGACTCGTCACGGGCCACCCTGTGCCCCTTCTCCCATG ATGCCGAGGCCTGGAAGCGGCTGTGGGCACGCAGCCGCTTGGTCCTGCACGCCGGGGGACAGGCGCTGAGCTGCTCCCTCTTGGCCCCCTGCGACCTCCCGGCAGAGCTGGTGCCCTGCTGGCAGCCGGCACCCGCTGCACCCTGCCaagccctgcctggcctgcagcagcccgCCGTGGGGCAG GGACCCCAGGAGTTTGGGGGACTGCGTCCACATCCCAATCTCTGCGTGCAG GTGCGGAGCAGCGGGCAGGTCTGGCTCACCCAGTGCCTGCGGGACA GAGCGCTGCCTGGCCGTGCTGAcgacctcctgctgctggagtcTGGGGAGCGTGGGGAGAACGCCTCGCTGTGCGCCCTGGAGCGGGGTGCCTGCAGGCCCCTAGCCAGCTTCGCCAGCACG GCGGCCGGGCACCCCGGGCTGCTGGAGTGGGAGCTGCGGCGGGACGTGGCagcagggcagtgcaggcag aTCTGGCACCCTGAGAACGGCACTGGGGTCGCACTCTGGGCCTGTCCTCTGCACAAGT GGACCCTCTGCAAGCGGTGATCCTTGCCTGCAGACCTGCGTGCCCGCTGGGCACTGGCGTGGATGGGGGTGCTGCTGGGCGTtgcctgcctcctgctcctgctcctgctgaagaAGGAGGATGTGAAAG GCTGGCTGAAGTCCCTGAGGGCTGGCTACGGCTCCAAGG GCCCGCTGCGAGGCCGGCGGGCACTGCTGGTGCATGCGGCGGAGCCGGCGGCAGAGAGGGCAGCGTGCGCCTTGACGGCGGCCCTGCACCCACTGGGGCTGACGGTGGCGGTGGCACCGGGAGGTGGCAGTGGGGTTGCGGCGTGGGGGCCACTGCCCTGGCTGCACGCCCAGCACCAGCGGGCACTGCGTGACGGTGACACCGtcgtcctcctcctctccccggCAGCTGTGGCTGCCGCGCACCGGTGGGACACCAGGGCTGGAACCGTGCCGGGAGCCGGGGCAGCTTTCAGTGGCCCTGGCCCCCAGCACGGCCCCAGCCCCGATGATGTCCCCACTGTAGCACCCTGTGAGGCGTTCGCGGCAGCTCTGTCCTGCGCCATGCCGGCGCTGGCAGCGGGCAAGGGCTGCTATGTGGTGGCCCGGCTAGAGGCCTTGGTGCTGGCGGTGCCGCcggtgctgcaggcagcccctgccttcGCGCTGCCCAGCGAGATGGGGGGATTCCTGCGGGCGCTGGCAGGTCCGGGTCGGCGGAGGGGCCGGTGGCTGGAGCCGTACGTGGCGGCGGTGGCTGAGGGTCTGCGGCGGGCAGTGGGGGAATAA
- the TTLL3 gene encoding tubulin monoglycylase TTLL3 — protein MWLGRSANAVSGTPGLVRQRQAGGTGHRGCRYHLLDRELLKRARLHVERAIKEKKIFTVQGPYPIIRSLLRARGWVERKFPSVGRVGSRPEQHHGTQEKQLQEEEGSDGAEQGEPAEEEQWDEDPDGIHNLMSRLVQDQMPYFIWTNRCSAVDCRLLRQDQVVNHYAGVGAFTTKEGLCLNLRNLPWFDQADPDTFFPRCYRLGAADERQAFIEDFCLTAARSLLKVALERTGDVLVGTEQPPKSGEGPAGLGPPLSPQLVEEALQVCEQHLGSLGHQDIDGDPPPCRTDWDRFLRDYYRVIHEGAGLALSRAQQDRCRALLQRLAGRLPQLGMEGNHNVWILKPGAKSRGRGIVCTARLEEVLQLAGDCAAPLTRADKWVVQKYVERPLLIFGTKFDVRQWFLVTDWNPLTIWFYRESYLRFCSRSFSLRRLDPARHLCNVSIQKQCRPIRGRHPQLPPDQTWSCQQLQAYLAQVGQADAWHQIMVPGMKAAVVGALRSAQDLVGSRKGSFELYGADFIFGEDFQPWLLEINASPTMAPSSAVTSRLCAGVQRDTLRVVIDRRDNPTCPTGAFELIYKEVAVPVPLYVGLNLTVKGCSLRKPQPAHRRSLGKPPAAVAGTPQPPGAAPAWAGTQHLDPVALPAAAEPHRREKAHSSSQRDTEEL, from the exons ATGTGGCTCGGCAGGTCGGCGAACGCTGTGTCAGGGACCCCCGGCTTGGtcaggcagaggcaggcag GTGGCACCGGCCACCGCGGCTGCCGCTACCACTTGCTGGACCGTGAGCTGCTCAAGAGGGCCAGGCTGCATGTGGAGAGGGCCATCAAG GAGAAGAAGATCTTCACGGTGCAGGGCCCCTACCCCATCATCCGCAGCCTGCTGCGAGCCCGGGGCTGGGTGGAGAGGAAGTTCCCCAGCgtgggcagggtgggcagcCGGCCGGAGCAGCATCATGGCACCcaggagaagcagctgcaggaggaggagggaagtgatGGTGCTGAGCAGGGGGAGCCA GCGGAGGAAGAGCAGTGGGATGAGGACCCTGATGGCATCCACAACCTCATG tCTCGCCTGGTGCAGGACCAGATGCCATACTTCATCTGGACCAACCGCTGCAGTGCTGTTGACTGCCGGCTGCTGCGGCAGGACCAGGTGGTGAACCACTACGCCGGGGTGGGTGCCTTCACCACGAAG GAGGGGCTCTGCCTCAACCTGCGAAACCTGCCCTGGTTCGACCAAGCCGACCCTGACACCTTCTTCCCCCGGTGCTACCGGCTGGGCGCTGCAGACGAGCGGCAAGCCTTCATCG AGGATTTCTGCCTGACAGCAGCTCGCAGCCTGCTCAAAGTGGCCCTGGAGAGGACTGGGGATGTGCTGGTGGGGACAGAGCAGCCCCCGAAATCTGGTGAGGGGCCAG CGGGGCTGGGcccccccctgtccccccagctggtggaggaggccCTGCAGGTCTGCGAGCAGCacctgggcagcctggggcaCCAGGACATCGACGgggaccccccaccctgccGCACTGACTGGGACCGCTTCCTGCGGGACTACTACCGTGTGATACA CGAGGGGGCCGGGCTGGCGCtaagcagagcacagcaggacCGGTGCCGGGCCCTGCTGCAGCGCCTGGCAGGGCGGCTGCCCCAGCTCGGCATGGAGGGCAACCACAACGTCTGGATCCTCAAACCTGGTGCCAAATCCCGCGGCAGGG GCATCGTCTGCACGGCGCGGctggaggaggtgctgcagctggcaggggACTGCGCAGCACCCTTGACACGGGCAGACAAGTGGGTGGTGCAGAAGTACGTGGAGCGGCCACTGCTCATCTTTGGCACCAAATTCGATGTCCGGCAATGGTTCCTGGTGACCGACTGGAACCCACTGACCATCTGGTTTTACCGCGAGAGCTACCTGCGCTTCTGCTCCCGATCCTTCTCCCTACGCCGCCTGGACCC CGCTCGGCACCTCTGCAATGTCTCCATCCAGAAGCAGTGCAGGCCCATACGGGGTCGGCACCCCCAGCTGCCCCCTGACCAGACTTGGTCCTGCCAACAGCTCCAGGCGTACCTGGCACAGGTGGGGCAGGCAGATGCCTGGCACCAGATAATGGTGCCCGGCATGAAGGCAGCGGTGGTGGGTGCCCTGCGCAGTGCCCAGGACCTGGTAGGGTCCCGCAAGGGCAGCTTCGAGCTCTACGGGGCTGACTTTATCTTTGGAGAGGACttccagccctggctgctggagaTCAACGCCAGCCCCACCATGGCCCCCTCCTCGGCGGTGACCAGCCGTCTGTGTGCTGGCGTCCAGCGGGACACGCTGCGTGTGGTCATCGACCGCAGGGACAACCCCACTTGCCCCACCGGCGCCTTTGAGCTCATCTACAAGGAG GTGGCCGTGCCGGTGCCTCTGTATGTGGGGCTGAACCTGACGGTGAAAGGCTGCTCCCTGAGGAAGCCCCAGCCAGCACACCGCCGATCCCTGGGCAAGCCCCCCGCTGCTGTGGCtggcaccccccagccccct GGTGCTGCACCCGCCTGGGCTGGCACCCAGCACCTGGACCCCGTGGCCCTGCCTGCGGCAGCCGAACCCCATCGCAGGGAGAAGGCACACAGCAGCTCCCAGAGGGACACAGAAGAGCTGTGA